In a genomic window of Procambarus clarkii isolate CNS0578487 chromosome 12, FALCON_Pclarkii_2.0, whole genome shotgun sequence:
- the LOC138364151 gene encoding uncharacterized protein, with translation MCVEAILFEEVISTGSSSSSYKTSPNMDLPSTSNGLQGKFLRRCTNCKQCVHVRSNVCKFCQCDFRNSRELMKKEEEARFLLKGKKALERNTASRVLRRIENQLTYLRGCGYESIVIYYKKGPARQEEDKKIFTTNFFLSRTRKLDADKLTLGSEGDSDNALEKNPDELQVQQVHKVQKVPQVQEIQQLQKVPQVEHLQKVPPVQQGLPLAILQKQQEVQVVKFEPQGTTPGKQCSNNGMGILKYLRKQVKKDKQ, from the exons atgtgtgttgaagctattctctttgaagaagtcatctcgacaggatcttccagctccagctataaaacttcaccaaacatggatctacctagtacatcaaatg gtcttcagggaaaattcttgaggagatgcacaaactgcaaacaatgtgtgcatgtccgaagcaatgtttgcaagttctgccagtgtgacttccgaaacagtagagaattaatgaagaaagaagaggaagcccgttttctacttaaaggcaagaaggctttagaacgaaatacagcaagccgggttctacgaaggattgaaaatcag ctaacatatctgcgtggctgtgggtatgaatcaatcgttatctattacaagaaaggaccagcacgacaagaagaggacaagaagatcttcaccactaacttctttttgt cacgcacaaggaagcttgatgcagataaacttacattaggatcagaaggtgatagcgataatgccctggaaaaaaatcctgacgagctacaagtgcagcaggtgcataaagtccaaaaggtaccgcaggtgcaagaaattcaacaattacaaaaagttccgcaggtggaacatttacaaaaagttccgccggtgcaacaagggctaccattagcaatccttcagaaacagcaagaagtacaagtagtaaaatttgaaccacagggaactacaccaggaaaacagtgtagtaacaacggaatgggaattttaaaatacctgaggaaacaggtaaaaaaggacaaacaatag
- the LOC138363909 gene encoding uncharacterized protein: MTLGEEAEQVFAYLSRYNSTTKNMLKAERTEELTEGAVFWNHRKIDGLARALVTRLRKARETEITVSNEIDKLDVQKSLIQEWRSDLQMICKELELNTGTTSKNIKYSIEAVADSIRHRKNLIATDAASSKMRSSLRHRNECDRKKLQGFIKIYNSENSEILSEKDAIEGILPWHNLLPHHSQNVSLAQKKKAVEDVELQKRSREEQQHTVQEMLHYLAYYKNKREILTEHTEELLCGIFPSYLSKDPNKYTIEEKHLSTKNKSGILALLKQGQKMCSDKLSDAKRLFGYQEEDVDVSEPYLELCDSEDDDDEDEDLLLNS, from the exons atgactttaggggaagaggcagagcaagtgtttgcatacctctcacgatacaactctacaactaaaaacatgctgaaagctg aaagaacagaagaactcacagagggtgcagtcttttggaaccatcgaaaaattgatggactggctcgtgcattagttactcgactcagaaag gccagagagacggaaataacagtttcaaatgagatcgacaaacttgatgttcaaaagtcattgattcaagaatggcgatctgacctacaaatgatttgtaaggagttagagttaaacactggaacaacctcgaagaacataaaatattctatcgaggcagttgcagattctatcaggcatcgcaaaaatctgattgccactgatgcag catccagtaaaatgcgctcttccctccggcacagaaatgagtgtgataggaaaaagcttcaaggcttcataaaaatctacaatagtgaaaactctgaaattctcagtgaaaaggatgcaatagaaggtatcctgccatggcacaatttattgcctcatcatagccaaaatg tgtcccttgctcaaaaaaagaaggcagtagaagatgtggagcttcagaagagatccagagaagagcaacaacacactgttcaagaaatgctgcattatctcgcatattacaagaataagagagagattttaaccgaacatactgaagagttgttatgtggaatttttccttcatatctaagcaag gatcctaacaagtacactattgaagagaagcacctatcaaccaaaaataagagtggaatcttggctcttttgaagcaagggcaaaagatgtgttctgacaagctgagtgatgcaaagcgtttatttggataccaggaagaggatgttgatgtttccgagccctacctggagctttgtgacagtgaagatgatgatgatgaagatgaagatttactactaaactcatga